The sequence aatagaatgtttaattgaaaaaaaaaaaagatattaaaaggaaaaaaaagcagaaggagccagggatcgaacccgcggcactcCCGTTGAACGTCCTGTGCGCTACCGCTGATCCAGCGCCGCATGCAGTcccatacgaattttctttattatgtgctgcgtaaggtgtcattttcaactttagggaattttttaaaaaaaattaacccgatttcgcactttttgaatataccacgtttaatttgatgcctttatgcgtagttgagcaaagcctcagatttttctgaatttgatacctcgagtacttcccttgtaaGAGAGTCTTGAGGCCTGTGAATATGCCTCCCACTGTGGGCACTCGCGAGATGAAAGATTTGCTCCCTGTTTTTGACCCAGAATGGAAAGACAATTTGGAAGCTACACAATGGATTGAACAGATTGATACGATTTGTGCTCGATATGGTCTCTCGGAACAAGATAAGCATCTTCAGGCTACACTCAAGTTGAAGGGATCTGCCAAGAGCTGGCTGGCAAGCTGCAGAGATGAAGTTTCTACATGGGTGTGGGAATTCTCACCACTTGAATTCACCACTTTGTGACATTTGGGAAaagctctttttttatttgcccATCTGGCAACACgtcttgtttttttctcttctcttgCAATAAAGTTTGTCTTTGGTTAAGAACGTGTGTTCTACTGTGTGTAAAAATCCAAGATTTTCGAGGCTTTGTGGAAGTCATCGGACTGCAGTTTTGTTGCGAGAACTTTTTAGAGGAATTGTGTATTCCGACCAAAGGGAAATTTCGTCGTTCGAGCGGGATAAATCTTAGGATTGTGTTATATCATTTCAGGTATTTCTATTGAGGCTGGAAGCCAGGGAATAGCAGTTTGTATATCACAGTTTGGGTTTATCTCTATCACAGGTATTTCTATTGAGGCTGGAAGCCAGGGAATAGCAGTTTGTATATCACAGTTTGGGTTTATCTCTATCACAGGTAAATACCTTacattggtccttcgagccggataaaTCTTAGGATTGTGTTATATCATTTCAGGTATTTCTATTGAGGCTGGAAGCCAGGGAATAGCAGTTTGTATATCACAGTTTGGGTTTATCTCTATCACAGGTATTTCTATTGAGGCTGGAAGCCAGGGAATAGCAGTTTGTATATCAGTTTGGGTTTATCTCTATCACAGGTAAATACCTTACATTGGTCCTTCGCCCCTTTGGACTCACCCTTTGGAAAAGTTATTGAGTCTACTCGTGAGAACTTCATCAGGATAGCAGCTATGGATAGTTTCGAGTCACTGATGAGGACCCAGCGATTTCAGAAGCGGCAGCTTGGGAAGCTAACCGCCACTGTCAAGGATGCTTCACCTAAATCAATTGCACAATGGGAATCTCTTCAGATAACTCTGGGCGAGTTGAAACAAGAATTCATTGTCAATCAGGAGAGCATTCTCAAGCTCGTGTCGGGAGACGAGGAGCTGCATGGCGTCGAGGAGACGCAATATGATCAGTTTGTGGATAAATGTATGGAAATCCTTCTCCTGGTGAGGGAGGCGATTGCAAGTCTAATACCTAGCCATGTCCCAGGAGGTCAACCTGGCGAACCTTCTGGTGAGAGGGATAGTCAACTCACAGAAATTCTGCGGGATATGGCAGAGATCCACAGGCAAACATCCTCACGTATGGGAGCTACGTCGAGGCCAAAGCTTCCGGAGTTGGAGCTACCAAAGTTCAATGGTGAATATGCCAACTGGCGTGCCTTCGCAGATGCCTTCAACAGTACAGTACACAACAATTGTGACCTGTCGGCGGGCGACAAAATGCAGTATTTGAAGCTCGCATTAAAGGGGGAAGCCTTTAAGCACGTTGAGCATCTGGAGATCACGGATGAAAATTACATGGAGCTTTGGAATGAGCTTCAGAGACGCTATGGCAAGAAGGTGCACATTGTGCACGACTGCATTGATAAATTTATGTCACAAGCACACATGAAAGAGGGTTCTCTGGAATCTCTTAGGAAGATCACCATCGAGAGTAAGCGCATTGTGTTTCAACTTCAAAAAATGGGTCCAGAGTACTACACATTGGATTCCTGGATAGTTTACTTGATGAACAACCTCATGGATGAGGATACTCGTAAATCATGGGAAGAAAACAGGAATACCAATGACCTCGCCACTGTCAGTGAATGGTTCGAGTTCTTGGACAATAGAATTGATGCAATGGAGCGTTGGACTAGGAAGTCTAACCCAGTTGATCAACACAAGACAAAACCAGAGAAAAGGGCATCTCAGGGCAAGGGTACCGTGAGGACTCTGCACACGGAAGCTGGGAAATGTCCAAAATGTGCTATGCGACATGAGTTGTACAAGTGTGATGCATTTAAACAAATGACTCGTCAGGAAAGGCGTAAATTTGTATTCACTGAGAAGCTGTGTTATAACTGTCTGATGAAAGACAATCACATCAGTGATAACTGCCCATCTAAATACAGGTGTCGTGTATGCGACAGAAAGCACCATACGTTGCTGCATTCAGATGAGCCACAGGCTTCTCAAGGGAACCGAGAATCTACATCACCAACAAATCAAGAAGAGACTGCTCCGGAGGAGTCAGTAATCATACACCATTCTACTAGCAACACACGAGTCTTGCTGCCGACTGCCCTAGTCAATGTGCTGGATTCCAGGAATCAGAAACAAGTGTGTCGGATTCTAATTGATGGTGGATCGGAGTGCAATCTCATATCCGAGGCGTGTGTTCAACGTTTAGGCTTGATGAGACGTCGCAATAAAATTCAAGTCAATGGACCTGGAGAGGTCAAAGTCGGTGAGACTAGAGGCAGTGTGTCTCTAGTGCTGAGTTCAATCCACCATCCGGAGGAGCACATAGAACCAGAGGCGTTAGTGCTCTCGAAATTGACGGCAATGCTGCCCAGCTCTATGGTCGTAGAGCCAAAAACTTGGAAGCATTTGAGGACTTTGCAGCTAGCAGATCCATCATTCAACACTCCTGGCAACATCGACATAATCCTGGGTGCAGAATTTGCGATGGCCATTAACCTGCCACAGATCATTCGGGGGAATGATGATGTCCCTGTGGCTCAATTAACCATTTTCGGTTGGGTACTCGGAGGGAAGATTAGCGGAGAAGTTCCCAAAGTACAGTCTTTCCACATCACTCAATCAATGGACGATTTGATGAAGCGAATCTTTGAGGTCGAAGATGTCAACTCAAATGTCAAGATCCTGTCAGAGGAAGAACAGTATTGTGAAGAacattttgtgcaaaatgtTCAGCGAGATTCTAGTGGTCGCTATCAAGTTCGAATGCCATTCAAGATAGCCCATGGGGAATTGGGAAATTCCAAATCTGCAGCTCTCTTCCGTCTGCACAGTATGGAAAGAAAGTTCGAAAAACACCCGGACTTTCATGAGAAATATGTCGAATTTATGAGGGAGTACCTCAGGATGGGACATATGGAAAGGGTGCCAGCCAGGGAGGTTTCGGTATCCCCTTCCGAATCTTACTACATTCCGCACATGGCAGTGCTCAGGCCGAGTAGTACCACGACTAAACTTCGGGTCGTTTTTGATGCGTCTGCCCGCACTAGACCCCACAAGATCTCGCTCAATGACATCCTGGCTGTCGGGCCGACAATTCAATAGGATCTTGTATCTCTGCTTCTCTCCTTTCGAACACATCAGTATGCTTATACTGCAGATATTGAGAAAATGTACCGGCAGGTGTTGGTAGCACCGGAAGACAGAGACTACCTGAGGATTTTGTGGAGAGAAAATTGTGATGAGGACATCCAAACTTACCGACTCACAACTGTGACTTATGGCACAGCTTGTGCACCTTATCTTGCAACCCGAGTACTTCACCAAATAGCGCAGGATTACGAGGCTGAATTCCCAAGGGCCTCCCAGGAAATTTGTAAAGGATTCTACATGGATGACTTTTTGGGAGGGGCTGATTCGCTGGAGGAAGCCAATCAGCTGAGAAATGAAATTCAAACAATTCTTGCAAAGGGAGGGTTTAATCTACGCAAATGGGCTTCAAACTCTTCGAAAATTCTTGATAGAATTCCGTCTGATTATCAAGCTGTTACTCCGGAGGATGTAGCACATGGCTTGAAGAGACACACTGTGCTTGGAGTGGCATGGTCGCCCGGTGAAGACACTCTTTCGGTCGTGGATGAGCCACTTCCGTCAGTCTCAACCATGAGGGAACTTTGCTGGGTGTCAGCAAAAATTTACGATCCTCTCGGGATGATATCCCCAGTCACAGCAGCTCTCAGGATACTTTTCCAGAAACTATGGTCATATTCTATTGGATGGGATGATGATCTGCCTGCTGAGGTCCTAGAAGAATACAATATCATCAAAGAAGAGATCGAGTTTGTGAGTCAGGTAAAATTGCCTAGATTGATTAACCCCTCAAATTCACAGATAGAGCTGCAAGGATTTGCTGATGCCTCGGAGAGAGGTTATGGTGCAGTCATCTATGCTCGTGGACCAGAGCAAGATCAGAGATTCGTGGTGCGTTTCCTGATCGCAAAATCGCGCGTAGCGCCCCGCAATGTCGTGACAATTCCACGGCTGGAATTGTGTGCCGCATTGTTGCTCAGTCTTCTGGTTCAGAAGGTCAAACAGGCTTATTCATCACACAATATTACCGTGACAGCTTGGACTGACTCTCAGGTGGTGCTCCACTGGCTACATGGCCATCCAAGTAGATGGAAGATGTTCGTGGCCAATCGAACAAATCAAATCCTGGAAGTAATTCCAGCATCTCAGTGGAAGCATGTGGCTTCTCGTGACAATCCGGCGGATTGTATTTCACGGGGGATGACTCCCAAGGCGCTTGCGAATCATCCTCTTTGGCCCAGTGGACCATCTTGGCTTCAAAACAACAGTGATGATTGGCCAGTGTCTCTCCCGAATTTCAACAATGATGTTCTGACTGGAGAGGAGAAGCTTCCAGTCACTCAGTCTCTTGTGGTGCAAAAGACGTTAGATCCCAATGAAATCTTCCTGATGTTCTCGGATGTGTCCAGGTTAATTCGCTCCGTAGCTCACATTTTACGCTGGAGACACAAACTGTCAAAAGGTGATAACCTCAATGTCACTGAGCTTGACACTGCGAGAAATCAGCTGATCAAAGTCGCGCAAAAAGAGTGTTTTTCAGATGAGATAAAGTGTCTTCAGCAAGGAAGAATATTACCGTGTGGTAGTAAGCTCTCTCCACTTGTACCCTTCCTGGACAGTGAGGGCATTGTGCGTGTGAAAGGGAGAATACAAAATTCCAAGTTGGACTACAGTGCTCGTCATCCGATAGTGTTATCCGGAAAGCATTTGTTTACACTCAAATTGATTGAGAAAGCTCATCAAGTGCATCTTCATTCGGGACTTACTCTCACTCAAAGTGTACTCAGAGAAAAATATTGGATTATTGGTGAGAGAAAGAGTGTAAAATCAGTCATaaacaaatgtgtaatttgtttcAAGGCCAAACCAAAGGGCCAAACACCGCAAATGGGAAATTTGCCGACAGTCAGAGTGCGCCAAGCACGTCCTTTTATCAATACCGGCTGTGATTTTGCCGGGCCTTTCACCCTGCGTGCCAGCAAATTAAGGAAAGCCGTACTCGTAAAAGGATATCTGTGTCTATTTATTTGTATGGCTACAAAAGCGGTACACCTGGAAGTCGTGAGTGACTTGACAACTGATGCTTTTATCGCCGCTTTACGGAGGTTCACGGCGCGCCGCGGTCATTGTGACAATATTTACTGCGACAACGCAAAGAATTTTGTTGGTGCCGCTCAGCCCAGTGACAGTGGAGATGTAATTCAAGCTGTGAAGAAGCATCGTGATCGTGTTGTGAATTTCATGGCAGAAAGTGGCACCCAGTTTCATTTCATTCCTGCTTGTTCTCCCACATTTGGTGGACTGTGGGAGCGTGGAGTGGCTAACGTGAAACATCATCTGAGGAGAGTGCTCTCCGACACGAAACTCACGTATGAGGAAATGTCTACCGTGGTGGCGGAGATCGAGGCTTGCCTGAATTCCAGGCCATTGTGTCCATTGTCGTCCAGCCCTGATGATTTCGAGGCATTAACTCCAGGACATCTGTTGATCACTCAGCCACTCACAATGTCACCTGGTCCAGATTACTTAGCTGAAAATCCAAATCGTCTGACTCGTTGGCAGTTCTTACAGCGTCTGGTTCAAGAATTCTGGAAAAGGTGGTATTCAGAATACGTGACGTCTCTTCAGCCTCGTCAAAAATGGAGAAACAATGAAGAGAACCTCAAAATTGGTGATCTAGTCTTGCTAAGATCTGACAACTTTAAGGGATTATGGACTCTTGGTAGAATCAGCGAAGTGCATCCAGGAGCCGACTCCATTGTCAGAGTAGTCACTGTGAAAACCCCAACTGGAACCTACCGACGTGCAGTGAACAGGTTGGCGAGACTTCCCATAGAGTCTTGAGATGTCCATCTCAACGGGGGAAAAATGTGGGAATTATCACCACTTGAATTCACCACTTTGTGACATTTGGGAAaagctctttttttatttgcccATCTGGCAACACgtcttgtttttttctcttctcttgCAATAAAGTTTGTCTTTGGTTAAGAACGTGTGTTCTACTGTGTGTAAAAATCCAAGATTTTCGAGGCTTTGTGGAAGTCATCGGACTGCAGTTTTGTTGCGAGAACTTTTTAGAGGAATTGTGTATTCCGACCAAAGGGAAATTTCGTCGTTCGAGCGGGATAAATCTTAGGATTGTGTTATATCATTTCAGGTATTTCTATTGAGGCTGGAAGCCAGGGAATAGCAGTTTGTATATCACAGTTTGGGTTTATCTCTATCACAGGTATTTCTATTGAGGCTGGAAGCCAGGGAATAGCAGTTTGTATATCACAGTTTGGGTTTATCTCTATCACAGGTAAATACCTTACAATGGGAAATGTTTAAGAATGCGTTTTTGGAGAGTTTTCCAAGTGACATCGATGAAGCGGAAATTCACCATCAACTTTATAACCGTCGACAGGGACCGGAAGAGTCATTGGTTACATATTTCTACGCTCAAACAAATTTGGCAAAAAGAATTAAATGCAGCGAGAAAGTTATAATGAAATATGTCATTAAGGGGATTCGCAATGAGCACCACAGGGGTGTGTTATTCGGCAACCAACATGCTTCTTTGAGAGAGCTTTTGCAAACCATGAAGAGGATGGAAGCTGATGGCAAAGCCAAGAGTTCAGATCAACAACATTCCACACGTCAAAGTTCACACGGAAGAGCAAAGGATGACAATAGTTCTCGTCGACGCGAGTCCACAGGAAGGAGCAGAGATTTTCGCCGTGGTGATTTTAAATCAGAATATACTCGACGTGATCGAAGCAGGAGTGCATGGCAAAGTGATAGAGGTGGAGATGATCGTTCTGACAGAAGTGCAAGGAGTAAGCGCGAATGTTATTTGTGCAAGTCGACTGggcatttgtttaaaaattgtccAAGGAAAGAAGTTTTTCGGCCAAAGGAAGAGAAAAGAGAGAGTGAGCGAAAAGACAATAAGAGTTCAGGTGGTTCAGTTAGGACGTGTTTCTTGTGCAAGTCAACGGAGCATTTGATCAAAAACTGCCCACAGCAGAAGGATTTTCAGTTCGGGGTGGAAAGGCAGTCTCCCACCcaagcaaataaaaatgaactgCTGAAGACGGTTACACTGCAGGGAAAGGAAATACAGGCGTTTGTTGATTTGGGAAGTACGTGTACAGTGGTGAAGAAAAGTGTTGCAGAGGAATTGGAAATGGTAGGAAGTGGTTCTCCATCTTATGTGAAGACTTATGGGGGTTTCACAGTACCAACATTGGGTTGTACTTGTGGGAAAATTTCGATGGATGGGGTAACACGAGAAATTTCAATACATATCGTGCCTGATCATGCACAGACAGAATCATTGCTAATTGGAAAGGATTTTTTCTCGGATCCTGATATTGCTGTCATGTGGACACCCGATGAGCTGAAGGTTATTAATAATCGAAACAGAAATCAGGGTGAAATTGATGTGAAGCAGGAGATTTATACGGTGAAAGGGGGAGAGCTAATTAGAGAAGAAGACTTGAAAATCGGAGCAGTTGCCACCACCCAGGAGAGAAAGACATTACTGTCGCTAATAAATCGTTATCGTCAAAGTTTTGCAGTGGATTATAAGGAGATTGGCTGCACTGAAGTGGAGAAGATGAAATTAGAGATTTTGGATAAAACTCCCATAAGATACGCGCCATATCGTGTTCCTGAGACGTTGAAAGCTCCCttgaagagaaaaattgaagagtTACTAGAGTCTGATGTGATTGAGCCTTCCAATTCGGATTATTCTAGCCCGGCGATTGTATTCAAGAAAAGAACTGGAAATGACGTACGACTTTGTGTAGATTATCGCCTTCTCAATAATCGTGTTCGCAAGGAATTCTTTCCAATGCCTAACCTCGAAGAAGAAATCAATGGATTGGCGGGGAAGACAGTATTTTCAAGTCTAGATCTTATGATGGGTTACTACCAAGTGCAGATGCATCCCGACAGCCGACGTTATACAGCTTTTGTAACCACAGATGGAGTTTACCAGTACAAACGAGTTCCTTTCGGTTTAGCGAATGCTCCAGCGATTTTCATGAGAATTATGACAAGAATCCTCCAACCATTGGGCAAGCAGAACATCTCATTCTTTATGGACGACATCGTGGTAGCTACAGAGAGTGTGTCACACAATTTAGAAATTCTGGAAGAAGTTTTTAAGATATTGGCTGAGCATAATTTGACTTTGGGAATAAGGAAGTGTGAATTTTTGACAGATTAAATCACTTACCTCGGACATGAAATTGACAAAGAAGGAGTAAAGCCAGGAAATTTCAAAACACTAGCAGTAGCTCAGTTTCTCAGGCCAACAGGACTTCCGGGTGTCAGAAGATTCTTGGGACTCACTGGATTTTTCAGGAGGTTTGTGGACAATTATGCAACGATAGCGAAGGCACTCACCGAAATGTTGCGGAATGATCAGAAATTCAGATGGGGACCAGATCAGGAAAAAGCCTTCAAGACTCTTCAAGATGCCTTGTCAACGCAACCAGTTCTCGTACTTTTTTCGGAAAATGCACAACACGAAGTTCACACGGATGCGAGTAGAGTGGGTTTGGGAGGAGTTTTACTCCAGAGAGAAAACGACGATGAGAAGTGGCGACCTGTCGCATTCTACAGCCGTGCAACATCACGAGCGGAACAAAAATACACACCATACGAACTCGAAACGCTAGCAGTGGTGGATACTTTGAGTCGTTTTAAGTATTATTTGATCGGAATTCATTTTGTCATATACACGGATTGTCATGCTCTCAAGCAGACTCATCTTGCAAGGTGTTTGGTAGATCGAGTGGCCAGGTGGTGGTTGAAATTGTCGGAGTTTGATTTTATAATCAAGTATAGAGCAGGAGTGAGAATGGGTCATGCAGATGCGTTGAGTAGACATCCTCCAAATCGTTCGGAGCCAAGGGACAATCATCCCAGAGTAATGAACGTAGTATCAGAGAATGTGGATTGGGTGGCTGCCCTACAGATTCATGATAGAGAGATAAGTCGTATTcgtgaaattcttgaaggttCATTAGAGGAcgaaaaagatgagaaaaaggTGAAGAAGGAGTTCAAATTGGTTGAAGGACGAGTTTTTGCAATAACACCGGATGGTCTTCGATTCTACGTTCCTCATGGAGTCAGATTTAATCTCATGCACTCAGTGCACAACGAAATGGGTCATCGAGGTCTCAAAGATGCTCAGAAGCTGCTCCGGAAAGATTTCTTCTGGCCGGGAATGAATCGTTATCTTAAAAAGTACGTACAGAATTGTCTAAGTTGCAGCATTTCTAAACCAGGTTTGGATGAAAATCGTCAGGAGATGTATGTTGTACACAAGAAACCAGTACCATTCCATGCTGTCCACATCGACTTCTGTGGGCCCTTTGAAACCAGGGGGAGGAAACAGTATCACATTTTCGACCTAATCGACGCTTTTACACGCTTCACAATTCTTCGTTCTGTGCCAGAACCAACAGCAAAATCAGCAATCAGGGTCATCGATGAAATTTCGCAGTACTTTGGAATGCCAGCGGTTATCATCAGTGACAATGCAACTGCTTTCCAGAGCAAGGAATTCCAGACATTTTGTACTGAAAATGGCATCAAACACTCACCAGTAGCAGTTTCAACTCCTCGCGCCAACGGACAGATCGAGAGGGTTTTCCGCACAGTATTAGACGTCTTGAAGGGTTTTTCGTGTGATGGCAAAGACTGGAAAAAGCAATTACCGGCAGTGCAATGGGCGATTAATGTTTACGAGAACCGAACTACAGGACAATCACCGCAGAGACTTCTTTTGGGGTACAGGCCCAGGAATATTCTACAGAATATGTTGCAGCATGCTGTAGCGACGACAGTTGATGATGAAGAATTGCAGGAACCCTTACCAGATATTAGAGAAGCAGCCGCATTCAGAATGACCACTATGCAGGAGAAGAGCGCTGAGAGATTTAATGAAGAGCATAAGAAACCACAAGTGTACAAGGAAGGAGACTTAGTTTTGTGTCGTTGGAATCCGCCACCTACTGGTAGTTCAAGGAAGTTAATGACTAGATACAGAGGACCTTTTATTGTTGAGAAAGTTTTGGGTAGAGATCGCTATCTTATTAAGGATACTCCTATTACGCAAGTGTCACAGAAGCCATACGAGGGAATTCAGGTAGCAGACAGGGTAAAGTCGTGGCGTAATGATGGAGATTTGGAAGTGTTAGAAAAGTCTTATTTGGGAGAGAGTGAGGAGGTTGATGAGATTGTTGAAGGGGAAGATTCAGAGGTTCAAAAAGATGTTGACAAATAGTAATGTGAATTATTGATGAGGTAGTAAACACAGGATACGTTAAATGACAGAATTATTAAGGATATTGGAAAGAAATTAATGTATGTGAAGAAGAATTGACAGTTGGGAATACTTTATACAGGTTGAATTTATTAATCACAGGAAGTCACAATAAAGGAAGTACTTTGATTGACTGTTATGtgaatcttttgagtaatttacagAGAGCCACAATGGAaatatgaaggaaaatatttgtgGATCAAGGAAGTCTGACATGATGGAACCCAGATCGAAGATGCTGAAGATGTGATGTGCCCATGACGAGACGACTGAGACGCTATGGTAATGTTTTTGCTCGATACAATGTCATGAAACAGTGTGCAAGTGGTCCCGCCTGCCGACGGGTATGTCTGTCTGGGCCCCAAGCCACTGTAGGTCGATCGGCTCCTATATGACATTGTAATCCCGCTGACAATTACCCAACGATGTGGCTGAGATAGGTATTTGTGTAAGTGTTGTTGAGGGCGACGCAAATATTCCGCCAATATGGAAGACACGGTAGTTTGTTATTGTGTGTAGGCCTGTGAAGAACGCTGACGAGCGTGGGATTTTTGGAATCTCCTCCTATGGGGTCTTTTCATAGATGCCCTAGTGATCGGAGCAACGTACCCGATAGGAATTAATTAATGATGACTCGCCATTCTTTAGGAAGTAGTTTCTCAAAAAGGTTCAGTGATGTGAAAGAGCTTGAAGTAGTATAGTTGAGCATTTACAAAGTAACGTACTGTACTAACTGACTTGTCTTCTTTTGGTCATCAACACCTATGTTGATGTTTCTCAGGAATGGCCGAGAtgttagcactagcttctccccaacagttaaaccccccgttggtatttgaatttggcatcatagatgtctctcggagcggcgccgatttctcctaagagtgttcctagtgttagcctgtgagttacccctacgggaggggtatcgtagagaggattagtattgtgagagttagttcatgttggatcgtcgtagggtatagatcgttaggaggaacgctgAGGGTTCTGGAGAAATCTCTGGCGGCCAAGGCACTCATCCACGCGATTGCATTAAGGGCTCCGCCCTTACAGATTCCCTGACGGTTCTAACAATCATAagacggtaaatgcgcttaaaatcacgcacaactccatcataaaacggtggatgagCTTAAGATCAcgaacagctcaatcataaaacgatgaaggagcttaaaatcacgcacagataaaTCGTAAAACtgttaatgcgcttaaaatcacgcacaactcaatcataaaacgatgaaagagcttaaaatcacgcacagatcaatcgtaaaacggtgaaattgctcaaaatcacgcacagctcaatcacaaaacggtggatgcgcttaattaaagagcttaaaatcacgcacagctcgatcgtAAAACGGCGAAAGCGCTTAAATCAtccacagctgaatcataaaacggtttaaattgcgcttaaaatcacgcaccgatcaatcataaaacgatgaaagagcttaaaatcacgcacagctcaatcataagacagcaaatgcgctcaaaatcacgcacggatcaatcacaaaatggtcaatgtgcctaaaatcacgcacattccaatcataaaacagtaaatgcgttcaaaatcaagcacagatcaatcataaaagagtgaaagcgctcaaaatcacgcacagatcaatcataaaa comes from Phlebotomus papatasi isolate M1 chromosome 4, Ppap_2.1, whole genome shotgun sequence and encodes:
- the LOC129808464 gene encoding uncharacterized protein LOC129808464 — encoded protein: MYRQVLVAPEDRDYLRILWRENCDEDIQTYRLTTVTYGTACAPYLATRVLHQIAQDYEAEFPRASQEICKGFYMDDFLGGADSLEEANQLRNEIQTILAKGGFNLRKWASNSSKILDRIPSDYQAVTPEDVAHGLKRHTVLGVAWSPGEDTLSVVDEPLPSVSTMRELCWVSAKIYDPLGMISPVTAALRILFQKLWSYSIGWDDDLPAEVLEEYNIIKEEIEFVSQVKLPRLINPSNSQIELQGFADASERGYGAVIYARGPEQDQRFVVRFLIAKSRVAPRNVVTIPRLELCAALLLSLLVQKVKQAYSSHNITVTAWTDSQVVLHWLHGHPSRWKMFVANRTNQILEVIPASQWKHVASRDNPADCISRGMTPKALANHPLWPSGPSWLQNNSDDWPVSLPNFNNDVLTGEEKLPVTQSLVVQKTLDPNEIFLMFSDVSRLIRSVAHILRWRHKLSKGDNLNVTELDTARNQLIKVAQKECFSDEIKCLQQGRILPCGSKLSPLVPFLDSEGIVRVKGRIQNSKLDYSARHPIVLSGKHLFTLKLIEKAHQVHLHSGLTLTQSVLREKYWIIGERKSVKSVINKCVICFKAKPKGQTPQMGNLPTVRVRQARPFINTGCDFAGPFTLRASKLRKAVLVKGYLCLFICMATKAVHLEVVSDLTTDAFIAALRRFTARRGHCDNIYCDNAKNFVGAAQPSDSGDVIQAVKKHRDRVVNFMAESGTQFHFIPACSPTFGGLWERGVANVKHHLRRVLSDTKLTYEEMSTVVAEIEACLNSRPLCPLSSSPDDFEALTPGHLLITQPLTMSPGPDYLAENPNRLTRWQFLQRLVQEFWKRWYSEYVTSLQPRQKWRNNEENLKIGDLVLLRSDNFKGLWTLGRISEVHPGADSIVRVVTVKTPTGTYRRAVNRLARLPIES